In Amaranthus tricolor cultivar Red isolate AtriRed21 chromosome 3, ASM2621246v1, whole genome shotgun sequence, a single window of DNA contains:
- the LOC130807538 gene encoding uncharacterized protein At4g28440, translated as MAEAKRKPVFSKVAELRPGTSGLNLTVKVVDSKLIMQRGRSDGPQVRQMKIAECLVGDETGMIIFTARNDQVDKMQKGATVTLRNAKIDMFKGSMRLAVDKWGIVEVAAEPADFTVKEDNNLSLIEYELVTVVE; from the exons ATGGCTGAAGCAAAGAGGAAGCCAGTTTTTTCCAAAGTTGCGGAATTACGACCTGGCACCAGTGGCCTTAATCTCACTGTCAAGGTTGTTGACTCAAAGTTAATTATGCAGAGAGGCAGGTCTGATGGACCTCAAGTTCGCCAAATGAAAATCGCTGAATGTTTAGTCGGAGATGAGACTGGAATGATCATCTTTACTGCCAGAAACGATCAAG TGGACAAAATGCAAAAAGGCGCTACAGTAACCCTGCGCAACGCAAAGATCGACATGTTCAAGGGATCCATGAGGCTTGCTGTGGATAAGTGGGGGATTGTTGAGGTCGCAGCAGAGCCAGCAGATTTCACTGTCAAAGAAGATAACAACCTATCGCTGATCGAGTATGAACTTGTGACCGTTGTCGAGTGA
- the LOC130807539 gene encoding polygalacturonase 1 beta-like protein 3 has protein sequence MKEQEQEFITSFFFFFYLSLLLFSSFVDPATAGGPSGENPFSPRAFAIRYWNNKIYKVPRPEFLLRKVSPLTASDSVRFTQLASQNSLPTHLDSFCKLANLFCFPDPTNSLSSKHSPDGKFSIYSDQNFTNYASGAAGGFNSFKNYSDNENEPLDSFRRYSRDSAGHNDEFKSYANGGNVISQSFNTYSSGATGGSSKFSTYADEVNVPGLQFTSYSDDSNGRVSSFNSYSKDANAGDQGFGNYGKNGNAATNSFGSYGQDSNVVGSTFSGYSETGNFGTDNFTSYGFNGNVPENKFNSYADGGNAGVESFSNYRDQSNVGDDNFKSYGKHSNNEKIKFGNYAESFNTGSDNFTGYGNGAQGQKIGFTTYGEGSNFKEYAKKGVKFSDYRNTSVSLVNSELKKGKIVNKWVEPGKFFREEMLKEGIVMPMPDIKDKMPKRSFLPRSILTKIPFSSSKITQLKEIFHASENSTMEGMLNAALRECERAPSQGETKKCVGSVEDMIDFAVSVLGQSVEARTTENVSGSKSDILIGKVRGINGGKVTKSVSCHQSLYPYLLYYCHSVPKVRVYQADLLDTKTKAIINHGVAICHLDTSAWSPTHGAFLSLGSSPGKIEVCHWIFENDLTWTIAD, from the exons AtgaaagaacaagaacaagagttCATCacctctttcttcttcttcttctacttaTCACTTTTACTATTCTCTTCTTTT GTAGATCCAGCAACAGCGGGTGGGCCGTCCGGAGAGAACCCGTTTTCGCCGAGAGCATTTGCGATCCGATACTGGAATAACAAGATCTATAAAGTCCCTCGCCCTGAATTTCTTCTCAGAAAAGTTTCTCCACTTACTGCATCTGACTCAGTCCGATTTACTCAACTCGCTTCTCAAAACTCACTCCCAACTCACCTTGACTCGTTCTGTAAACTCGCGAATCTTTTTTGTTTTCCCGACCCAACAAATTCTCTCTCCTCTAAACACTCCCCTGATGGTAAATTCTCTATTTACTCCGACCAAAACTTCACTAACTATGCTAGTGGAGCAGCCGGTGGATTCAACTCGTTCAAAAACTACTCAGACAATGAAAATGAACCGCTTGACTCGTTTAGAAGATACAGCCGTGACTCAGCGGGTCACAATGACGAGTTCAAAAGCTATGCAAATGGAGGTAATGTGATTTCTCAAAGCTTCAATACTTACTCTTCCGGAGCAACTGGTGGGTCAAGTAAATTCTCCACTTACGCCGATGAAGTAAATGTCCCGGGTCTTCAATTCACCTCTTACTCGGACGATTCGAATGGGCGAGTCAGCTCGTTTAACTCGTACTCCAAAGACGCGAACGCAGGTGACCAGGGATTCGGGAATTACGGTAAAAACGGTAATGCAGCTACCAACAGTTTTGGGAGTTACGGTCAGGACTCGAATGTTGTCGGGTCGACCTTTTCCGGGTATTCGGAAACGGGTAATTTTGGAACTGATAACTTTACCTCATACGGGTTTAACGGTAATGTGCCGGAAAATAAGTTTAACAGTTATGCGGACGGTGGTAACGCCGGAGTTGAGAGTTTTTCAAATTACAGAGATCAATCGAATGTTGGTGATGATAATTTCAAATCTTATGGTAAACATTCAAATAATGAAAAGATTAAGTTTGGTAATTATGCTGAAAGTTTCAACACAGGATCAGACAACTTTACCGGGTATGGTAATGGAGCTCAAGGACAGAAAATCGGGTTTACCACTTATGGGGAAGGAAGTAATTTTAAAGAGTATGCCAAGAAAGGTGTGAAGTTTTCAGATTACAGGAATACTAGTGTTAGTTTGGTAAATTCTGAGTTGAAGAAgggtaaaattgtaaataaatgGGTTGAGCCCGGAAAGTTTTTTAGAGAAGAAATGTTGAAGGAAGGAATTGTCATGCCAATGCCGGATATAAAGGATAAAATGCCAAAAAGATCGTTTTTGCCGAGGTCGATACTAACGAAAATACCCTTCTCTTCGTCGAAAATTACCCAATTGAAGGAAATTTTTCATGCTTCGGAGAATTCCACTATGGAAGGGATGTTAAACGCCGCGTTGCGCGAGTGTGAGCGTGCGCCGAGTCAGGGCGAGACTAAAAAATGTGTTGGATCGGTCGAAGATATGATTGATTTTGCGGTTTCGGTTTTAGGACAATCAGTAGAGGCTAGAACAACCGAAAATGTAAGTGGGTCGAAATCGGATATTTTAATTGGAAAAGTTAGAGGGATAAATGGTGGGAAGGTTACTAAATCGGTTTCTTGTCATCAAAGTTTGTACCCGTATTTGTTGTACTATTGTCATTCGGTACCTAAAGTTCGGGTTTACCAGGCGGATTTGTTAGATACCAAGACTAAAGCTATTATTAATCATGGTGTAGCAATATGCCACTTGGATACTTCGGCTTGGAGTCCAACCCATGGAGCATTCCTGTCACTCGGGTCAAGTCCGGGTAAGATTGAAGTTTGCCATTGGATTTTTGAAAATGATTTGACTTGGACTATTgctgattaa